One Leptospira johnsonii genomic region harbors:
- a CDS encoding ABC transporter permease, with product MNLNAIKAIYFFEMARTRRTLMQSIASPVLSTSLYFIVFGSAIGSRIQEVNGVSYGSFIVPGLVMLSLLTESISNASFGIYFPKFTGTIYEILSAPVSSMEAVIGFVGAAATKSLILGSIMLATASLFVEIKIAHPFLMVFFLILTCISFSLFGFIIGIWADNFEKLQVIPMLVITPLVFLGGSFYSANMLPPFWQTVTLFNPILYLVSGFRWSFYEIGDVSLEISLAMISFFLVSCLGVVAWMFKTGYHIKK from the coding sequence ATGAATCTGAACGCAATCAAGGCCATCTATTTTTTCGAAATGGCAAGGACAAGAAGAACGTTGATGCAAAGTATTGCGTCACCAGTTCTTTCTACTTCTTTATATTTTATAGTTTTCGGTTCTGCAATCGGATCCAGGATCCAAGAAGTAAACGGAGTCTCTTACGGTTCCTTTATCGTCCCAGGACTCGTTATGCTTTCCCTACTGACTGAAAGTATTTCCAACGCGTCTTTCGGGATCTATTTCCCCAAATTTACGGGCACAATTTACGAAATTTTATCCGCTCCAGTTTCGAGCATGGAAGCTGTGATCGGTTTTGTCGGAGCTGCTGCAACCAAGTCATTGATCTTAGGTTCCATCATGCTTGCGACTGCATCTTTATTCGTCGAAATTAAGATCGCTCATCCATTCTTAATGGTGTTCTTCTTGATACTGACCTGCATTTCTTTCAGTCTATTCGGATTTATTATAGGGATTTGGGCGGATAATTTCGAAAAACTGCAAGTGATTCCGATGCTTGTCATCACTCCTTTGGTTTTCTTGGGGGGAAGTTTTTATTCGGCAAATATGCTCCCTCCTTTCTGGCAAACTGTAACTCTGTTTAATCCGATCTTATATCTAGTCAGCGGATTTAGATGGAGCTTTTATGAGATCGGAGATGTAAGTCTTGAGATCAGTCTAGCAATGATCTCATTCTTCCTTGTTTCTTGCTTAGGGGTTGTGGCCTGGATGTTTAAGACAGGATATCATATTAAGAAATAA
- a CDS encoding ABC transporter ATP-binding protein, whose product MNSNSPIVSIQNLSKSYSNGFQALKNINLDIEKGEIIALLGPNGAGKTTLISIICGIVNPTSGSVSVGGYDIIKNYRQTRSMIGLVPQELTVHAFESVLTTTNFTRGLFGKSPNKEYIEEILKSLSLLEKKDQTIMTLSGGMKRRVMIAKALSHEPMVLFLDEPTAGVDVELRKDMWNVVRALRDKGVTIILTTHYIEEAEEIADRVGIMNKGELVLVEKKTELMHKLGKKQILLDLVSPLQSLPNNFNGYELELKNEGKQLLYTYDGKEKQTGIANFLEQLKKSGIEFRDLNTTQSSLEEIFVQLVKDAK is encoded by the coding sequence ATGAACTCCAACTCTCCCATTGTTTCCATCCAAAACCTCTCCAAATCTTATTCCAACGGATTCCAAGCTTTAAAGAACATAAACTTGGATATTGAAAAAGGAGAGATCATCGCTCTTTTAGGCCCGAATGGCGCCGGAAAAACCACTCTGATCTCAATCATCTGCGGGATAGTCAATCCGACTTCCGGTTCTGTCTCCGTAGGCGGTTACGATATTATCAAGAACTACAGGCAGACCAGATCCATGATCGGCCTTGTTCCCCAGGAACTCACGGTTCATGCATTTGAATCCGTTCTGACTACTACGAATTTCACCAGAGGCTTATTCGGCAAATCACCTAACAAAGAGTATATTGAAGAAATTCTAAAGTCTCTTTCTCTTTTGGAGAAGAAAGACCAAACGATCATGACCCTTTCCGGAGGAATGAAAAGGAGAGTAATGATCGCAAAAGCATTGTCACATGAACCAATGGTTTTGTTTTTAGATGAACCCACCGCAGGTGTGGATGTTGAACTTAGAAAAGATATGTGGAATGTGGTGAGAGCCCTGAGAGACAAAGGAGTTACCATTATTCTCACAACACATTATATAGAAGAAGCGGAAGAGATCGCTGACAGAGTCGGCATCATGAACAAGGGAGAACTTGTCCTTGTAGAGAAAAAAACCGAACTCATGCATAAGCTTGGAAAAAAACAGATCTTGTTGGATCTTGTTTCTCCTCTCCAAAGTCTGCCGAACAATTTTAACGGTTACGAACTGGAATTAAAGAACGAAGGAAAACAATTATTGTACACTTACGACGGTAAGGAAAAACAAACTGGAATTGCAAACTTCTTAGAACAATTGAAAAAATCTGGAATTGAATTCAGGGATTTGAATACGACCCAAAGCAGTTTGGAAGAAATTTTTGTACAATTAGTGAAGGATGCCAAATGA
- a CDS encoding DUF2834 domain-containing protein, with protein MNLSTFRIFLIILGSVFTAGFLYLVLPPLSQNFDIIGAFLGGFVNPFSSAYALDIIFTWLVLAAWIIYDAKTKGIKNGWIALLLGVLPGVAVGAAYYIYLRAKHDRN; from the coding sequence ATGAATCTTTCCACATTTAGAATTTTTCTGATCATACTAGGTTCAGTCTTTACAGCAGGCTTTCTGTATTTAGTACTTCCACCTTTATCACAAAACTTCGATATTATCGGCGCGTTTTTAGGAGGATTCGTGAATCCTTTCTCCAGTGCTTACGCTTTGGATATCATTTTCACATGGCTTGTTCTCGCCGCTTGGATCATTTATGATGCAAAAACAAAAGGTATCAAAAATGGATGGATCGCTCTTTTACTAGGTGTACTTCCTGGTGTGGCAGTTGGAGCGGCATATTATATTTATCTTAGGGCAAAACACGATCGCAACTGA
- a CDS encoding fibronectin type III domain-containing protein codes for MRNLARSVGLAMAIYSFVVSCQFLNKIAGWDEKSNLAFLSLEKAGVFVGSGKSGPSGTTIQSTDGLFSVFIPEGAMDGEESFEIVKYDPPSNALPEGYFPTTPLYEITPSYRFKKDVIITITLDSDKLSSLNLNKKKSQGFVISQTSEDNNSGRITGGWNAGRTSISGDKITITTRTFSVFGGGTPPTGNNAPNIMGAFYYFKPSCSYLPYMVRTRVIEPDGDPMQVYLLTGTVGNSLVAIPMTPESGNWYSANIPYEAMFEGGIQMQVLAVDSYGNNSTHPTSDPFRYPADAANSTYTFGFKTDQDNDGYLDAWEVDNGFNPHSATSPTAALFPDSDGDGIPNIADKTPNAEANPPIDSLTLIPSVLKMDVGENVTFAVSASFAGQPRFVRPALVVTGNAVSGVPVGTLTNSTLHANAPGLAGVTATIGNITSTTKVTVVDSVAPSSITDLTATAMTFTQVRLRWTAPGNDSGSGRAAAYEIRRSSSAITNNLQCDSAPAIAHSLIPKNSGLPEVLDINGHSPNSTYYYCIRAFDWNGNRSSWTGTVQATTPATPDLTRPGNITNLNAVTVNETSVDLTWTAVGDDNNTGIAAAYDIRKSTNVINTDNDCDGAVSIPNALFGITSGSAITFRVNDLSEDTRYYFCVRAYDEVSNRSSWNGTVSTRTRMSNKAPVVDAGPDQLDRMISQVVNLNGTNSSDPDKGICGANTSNYSYQWRFVSRPVGSALLDSNISNGNQLSASFVPDIPGNYLLELSFKDDPGTCFGGARTGIDSVQISAKDLDSVNPDPVSSRSAAAVSLDQIQLNWYNVGDDGMVGPVSSYKIGVSLSAITNSIECDAAIDTRYPNLDNYVPGQAVSFIIGGLLQNTVYNFCIIAYDDVGNKSSWSGTLSAKTLEGTSGWGTFTSWGTCSTKCGPGTQSRSRVCLDPTQGCAGSAIETQGCNLHACAYASFTSNDNGTAPTVSCPSGYSRISSSTFQGSYRRVVYDYWGEGWACGIFVREDRTLNPSSYYSSSLSPSSATYYYSTNNPPPVENYCISHSLISNRQTWIYCQENQY; via the coding sequence ATGCGTAATCTGGCTCGTTCGGTCGGACTTGCGATGGCTATCTATAGCTTCGTCGTGAGTTGTCAGTTTTTGAATAAAATCGCCGGATGGGATGAAAAATCCAATCTGGCCTTTCTGTCTTTGGAAAAGGCGGGGGTATTTGTAGGTAGTGGAAAATCAGGACCTAGCGGAACCACCATACAATCCACAGACGGTCTCTTCAGTGTTTTTATTCCTGAGGGCGCTATGGATGGCGAAGAATCTTTCGAGATCGTTAAATACGATCCTCCATCAAATGCTCTTCCTGAGGGGTACTTTCCTACCACTCCTTTATACGAAATAACTCCTTCTTATCGATTTAAGAAAGACGTTATAATTACGATTACATTAGATTCAGATAAATTAAGTTCTTTGAATTTAAATAAGAAGAAGTCACAGGGATTTGTGATCAGCCAAACTTCTGAAGATAATAATTCAGGGAGAATTACCGGAGGTTGGAACGCGGGAAGAACATCGATCAGCGGTGATAAAATTACGATCACCACTCGTACATTCTCCGTTTTCGGAGGAGGAACTCCTCCTACCGGGAATAATGCTCCGAACATAATGGGAGCGTTCTATTACTTTAAACCGAGTTGTTCTTATTTACCTTATATGGTCCGCACTAGGGTTATCGAACCTGATGGAGATCCTATGCAGGTATATCTTCTTACCGGAACAGTAGGCAATAGCCTTGTTGCTATTCCGATGACTCCAGAGTCGGGGAACTGGTACAGTGCGAATATTCCGTACGAAGCAATGTTTGAAGGCGGGATCCAGATGCAAGTCTTGGCAGTCGATTCTTACGGTAATAATTCTACCCATCCTACTTCTGATCCTTTCAGATATCCAGCAGATGCTGCGAATTCTACTTATACGTTCGGATTTAAAACGGACCAAGATAACGACGGATATTTAGATGCTTGGGAAGTGGATAACGGTTTTAATCCGCACAGTGCCACGTCTCCCACTGCAGCTTTATTTCCTGATTCGGATGGGGACGGGATTCCGAATATCGCAGATAAGACTCCTAACGCGGAAGCGAATCCTCCTATCGACAGTTTAACTTTGATCCCTTCCGTTCTGAAAATGGATGTGGGTGAGAATGTTACATTTGCTGTATCTGCATCTTTTGCAGGACAACCTCGTTTTGTTCGTCCGGCTTTAGTAGTTACTGGAAATGCAGTTAGTGGAGTTCCGGTTGGAACATTGACTAATTCAACATTGCATGCGAATGCTCCCGGTCTTGCAGGAGTTACTGCAACTATAGGAAATATAACTTCTACTACAAAAGTAACTGTAGTGGATTCGGTTGCCCCTAGTTCAATCACTGACTTAACGGCAACTGCGATGACATTTACACAAGTGAGACTTCGTTGGACCGCACCTGGTAATGATAGTGGTTCAGGTCGTGCTGCAGCTTATGAGATTAGAAGATCTTCTTCTGCGATCACGAATAATCTTCAGTGTGATTCCGCTCCTGCAATCGCACATTCGTTGATACCTAAAAACTCCGGATTGCCGGAGGTGTTAGACATTAATGGACATTCTCCAAATAGCACTTACTATTATTGTATTCGTGCATTCGATTGGAATGGGAACAGAAGTTCTTGGACGGGGACCGTTCAAGCAACAACGCCTGCGACTCCTGACCTAACCCGTCCGGGAAATATCACCAACCTAAATGCAGTTACAGTAAATGAAACTTCAGTAGATCTAACTTGGACTGCTGTTGGAGATGATAATAATACGGGTATTGCAGCGGCCTATGACATTCGTAAATCTACGAATGTGATCAATACGGATAACGATTGTGACGGAGCTGTTTCAATCCCGAATGCGTTATTCGGAATTACTTCCGGATCTGCAATTACATTTAGGGTGAACGATCTTTCGGAAGATACCAGATACTATTTCTGCGTAAGAGCATACGACGAAGTGAGTAATCGTAGTAGTTGGAATGGAACTGTTTCTACAAGGACACGTATGAGCAATAAAGCTCCTGTTGTAGATGCAGGACCGGATCAATTGGATAGAATGATCTCTCAAGTAGTGAACTTGAATGGAACGAACTCTTCTGATCCAGACAAAGGAATTTGTGGAGCCAATACTTCCAACTATTCCTACCAATGGAGGTTTGTCAGTAGGCCAGTAGGATCTGCATTATTGGATTCTAATATATCCAACGGAAACCAGTTATCTGCTTCCTTCGTCCCGGATATTCCCGGAAATTATTTACTGGAACTCTCCTTCAAGGATGATCCAGGAACTTGTTTCGGTGGAGCAAGAACAGGAATAGACTCCGTTCAAATTTCTGCTAAGGACTTGGATAGTGTAAATCCGGATCCTGTTTCTAGCAGATCCGCTGCGGCTGTTTCTTTGGATCAGATCCAATTGAATTGGTACAATGTGGGTGATGACGGAATGGTCGGACCTGTGTCCAGTTATAAGATCGGGGTCTCTCTTTCTGCAATCACAAACAGTATAGAATGTGACGCTGCGATAGATACACGTTATCCGAACTTGGACAATTACGTTCCGGGCCAGGCAGTTTCTTTTATCATTGGAGGACTGTTACAGAATACGGTTTATAATTTCTGTATCATTGCTTACGATGATGTCGGAAATAAGAGCTCCTGGAGTGGAACTCTAAGTGCAAAAACTTTGGAAGGGACTTCCGGCTGGGGAACATTCACCAGTTGGGGAACTTGTAGTACCAAATGTGGTCCTGGAACACAATCTAGATCTAGAGTATGTTTGGATCCAACCCAAGGATGTGCAGGTTCTGCAATAGAGACTCAAGGTTGTAATCTCCACGCTTGTGCGTATGCGAGTTTTACATCGAATGATAACGGGACGGCTCCGACGGTAAGCTGCCCTTCTGGATATTCCAGGATTTCTTCTAGCACATTCCAAGGATCTTATAGAAGAGTTGTCTACGATTATTGGGGGGAAGGTTGGGCCTGTGGAATTTTTGTAAGGGAAGATAGAACACTGAATCCAAGCAGCTACTATAGTAGTTCTTTGAGTCCAAGTTCGGCAACTTACTATTACTCCACGAATAATCCGCCTCCGGTAGAGAATTATTGTATTTCTCATTCTTTAATTAGTAATCGCCAGACGTGGATCTATTGTCAGGAAAACCAGTATTAG